CATCGAATTCACTAAAATTGATTTTGAAATAGGAAAAATGGAGATTAAAATTTTAGTAGAAATTAAAACCATCTACAAGACGGGAGTAGAGGTAGAAGCCATGCATGCCTCATCGGTGGTGGCACTGACGATGTATGATATGTTAAAACCCATCGATAAAAATGTGAGCATCCAGGACATTAAGTTATTGGAGAAAAAAGGTGGAAAATCTGATCTCAAATCAATGGCGGTCGAGCGGCTTTCAGTTTCAATTGTGGTATGTTCTGATTCTGTGTCTGCTGGAAACTCTGAAGATAAATCAGGTCCGATCATTCAGAATCATTTAAGAAATATTGGAATGGAGAAATTGTCATTGAGTGTTGTTCCGGATCACATTGAGAGCATTCAGGATAGGATTTTGGAAGCCGTCTCTCACAAAGTCAATTTGGTCCTGTTGACTGGTGGTACAGGCCTTTCTTCAAAAGATCTGACTCCGGAAGCCATCGAACCCATGCTTCACAAACGGATTCCGGGAATAGAAGAAACCCTCCGTGCCTATGGACAAAACAGAATGCCCTATGCAATGCTTTCCAGATCCATTGCTGGTTTGATTGATCGCACTTTGGTCATCGCTATGCCTGGATCACCCGCTGCGGTCAAAGAAAGCATGGATTGTATTTTTCCACAGGTACTGCATTTGTTTAAAGTGATGGAAGGAGAGAGGCATTTTGAATAAATTTTCTCAGCTGATTTTGCATTTGCAAATAGCCCATTTAACTGTAAGATTTTTCAATTAGGGTTTAACCCAAAATCATCTCAAGGGTTGATTATTAAATGGATACTACTATTATTGACAGGACTCCTCACCAGAATTTTGCAATGAAATGGAAATACATTCAGACCTATTTTGAACAAGCTTAATGATGCATGGATCGTTTATCTTGAAATGGAATTTTGATGCCATTGAATGCGGACGTATAGGATTGGATATTCATGGCTGCCTTCCTACGACAGCGGATTTTATTTGCATGCTCATAGAAAATTGAAATTTTTAATCATGGTGGTCTTAATCCACTGAGAACTGATAACTATCATTTTATATCACTGCTTCAGGTCATTTCAATCTTCTATCTAAGCCACTAATTTTGTTTTTTATTTTTTTGTTTTTATTATCCAATGGAATATACCTTCAAAACCCTGGCTGAGCCATTCAGAATTAAAATGGTAGAACCCATTCAGGGAACTACCTTTTCCCATCGAGAAGAAGTCCTTTGCAATGCAGGTTACAATCCTTTTTTGCTAGATTCAAAAGATGTCTACATTGATTTATTGACCGATTCTGGCACGGGAGCCATGAGCCAATCCCAATGGGCCGGGATGATTGTAGCCGACGAAAGCTATGCAGGTGCAAGTAGTTGGATCAAACTTGAGAAGGTAGTGAAGGATTTAACTGGAATGCCTTATGTATTGCCAACGCATCAGGGAAGGGCCGCGGAAAGAATATTGTACGGTTTATTGGGAGGTTCTGACAAGTTATTTTTAAGCAATACCCATTTTGATACCACCAGAGCCAATATCGAATATACTGGAGCCACCGCATTGGATTTGATTCCTGAGGAGGCTTTAGATCAAAACCTTTATCTCCCTTTCAAAGGAAACATGGATCTTCATAAACTGGAGTATCAGCTCCGGAATCAAACCAGGAAGAAAGTTGCAGCGGTCATTCTAACGGCTACCAATAATTCTTCCGGAGGTCAGCCTGTCAGCATGGAAAATGCCAAGGGAGTGAGGGATTTGTGCAATCGCTATGGCGCAATGATGATCATCGATGGCTGTAGAATTGCAGAAAACTCCTATTTTATCCATCACAGAGAAGAAGGATATCAAAATACAAGCTATGGAGAAATCGCTCGTGAAATGCTATCCATGGCAGATGCTTTTGTCATGAGTGCCAAAAAAGATGGAATGGTCAATATGGGAGGCCTGCTTTGTATGAAAGACAAAGAACTCAACCTGAAATGCATAAATCAACTCATTATATCGGAAGGATTCACCACCTACGGAGGATTGACGGGCAGAGACATGGAGGCGATGGCCATAGGCTTGCAGGAAGTTTTCGAAGAAGACTATTTGCACTATCGCATTCGCAGTACGGCCTACCTGGGTGAAAAATTAAAAGCCAAAGCTGTGCCTGTTATCTGGCCCATAGGAGGACACGCGGTGTACATCGATGCTGCCAGCTTGTTTCCAAAAATTCCCATTGATCAATATCCCGGACAGGTATTGGTTTGTGAACTTTATAAAATTGCAGGTATCAGATGTGTTGAAGTGGGGAGTGTGATGTTTGGTAAATACGACCTCAATGGAAAGTTGATTCCTGCTCCAAAGGAATTGGTCAGATTGGCCATTCCGAGAAGAGTGTACACCCAAAGTCACATTGATTATGTACTGGAGGCGTTTGACTATATTTTGAAAATGAAAGACGCTACAACAGGTTATCAAATCATTTATGAGCCTCCTTTTTTAAGACATTTTACAGCTAGATTTGAAAAACTTTAGAAAGATGGAAACACATGAATATAGGGTAAATCTTGATTGGGATAAAGGCCGCACAGGGACACTCAGTTCTCCGGAATTAAAATCTTCCATCATGGTGGCCACACCTCCACAGTTTTCTGGTGGGCTTCCTGATATTTGGTCTCCGGAACACCTTTTTACAGCTTCGGTAGTAAGTTGTTTTATGACGACATTTTTAGCTATAGCAGAAAATTCAAAGTTTGAATTTTTAAATTTTCAATGCAACGCAATGGGAGTATTAAGCAATAAGGAAGGCAAGTATGCAATGACCAGTATTTTTCTTCACGCACAGTTGACCATCAAGGACCAGTCCTTATGGGAAAAAGCCAAACGCTTGCTTGAAAAATCAGAAAAACTTTGTCTGATCAGCCAGTCAATTCATACGGAAGTTACTTTGGATATTGAGATAATCTTTTCTGCTTGACAACAAATGGCACAAGGATTCTGGAAAAGGGTAGATGCTATGCAGAGCATTGCAAAAAAAACGATGGTAGAACTTAATCTGGTTTAGTTAACTGCCATCTATTTGCTCAGGCTGCAATGGATTCAAAAGCAGGCACCACTTGGATCTAAGTTTTTTAAACTATGCTGTAAAAATAAAATCAACTATTGTGTTAATTATTTATGCACCGGCCTTGCTTCTATTTCAAAATTTCTTATTCGCTGGAGAATGTTTAATTCTATAATAGATTTGACTTTAAGAGAAATTTTTTCATAGAAAAAAAAACACGCCAATTGTCTTGGCAAATGTTCGGGCATGACAACCACAAAAAAAAATCCAACGGTGTTTCCACCCCTCGGATTTTATTTTTCGATTTATTTTTTAATTAATCTTGTAAAATGCCGGTAATGATCGCACCTCCCATGTCCGGATTGACCATCCTGTATTTGATCGTCATTGGATTTGCAGATTTTGAAATCCAATATTTAATTTCACCGCCATCGCCATTTGCTGGTTTGATTTGGACCAAATGACAATCTTTTCCCTTTACGATTTCACTTCCAATGACTTCAACAACCATCAATTTTTCCTTCATTTTTTGTAAATCAGTGTTGATGATCATGCTTTTGTAATCCGGTGCAAGCGGAAGACTTGCGATCAGCACAAACTGCGCTGGTCCATCCGCAAAACATTCATCCATGGTGGCAATTTTAATGGGTGTGTTGGTGCCATTCATGGTCATCTGTCCTTCGACACCGGTAGGGGAATAATTGATTTTCATTTCCATCGATCCCTGACTCAATTCTCTTTTTATGGCACTCAATTTGGATTTACTGAAAACACCTTCATCATACACTTTACCCATCGGGGTCTCCATGGCACTGCTCAACCTCCAGCTGATACTGTCATCTGTGATATCTACCACTTCTCTAAATTCCATGGTCTTTCCCATCGCCTCAAGTTTGACATCATAACTAAATGTGCCTTCTTTCAATTCTCTGGCAGGTGTGGCCTTTTGAACCTGAGAAAGATCCTCTTGCTGAATTAATTGAACTGTTGCGATGTCCACCGTTATTTCTTTTAGTCTTTTGGCAACTTCATCGGTCATATCTTCCTGGGCACGGCCACCAAGATGTTTGGCTAAAAATTTTTCGGCAGACGCAATATAAGCCATATGATTCACAGGTCTGGCGAAACCGTGCCCTTCATCCGGAGCAAGAATGTATTCCACCGGGAGATTTTTATCCCTCATCGCGATCACGATCTGATCGGATTCTGCTTTTTTGACCCTGGGGTCGTTGGCTCCCTGCACGACCATCAAAGGAACTTTGATCTTATCGACGGAGTATAGAGGAGATTGTCTTTTAAGTTGGGCAGCTCCCATCTCGTTGGTAGGATCGCCCATCCTTTCGTGAAATATTTTTCTTCCCGCTTCCCAGTAGGGTGGAATAGACTCCAACAAAGTTAGCAAACTGGATGGTCCTACGATGGATACGCCGCAGGCGTACACATCCGGTGTAAAAGTAAGTCCTGCAAGGGTAGCATATCCGCCATAAGAGCCTCCCAAAATACCCACTCTTTTGGCATCCACCATACCTTTTTTAACCAAATGCTGGACTCCCCAGGTGATGTCATCCTGCATCTTGTCACCCCATTGTTTATTTCCAGCATCGATGAATTTTTTACCAAATCCTGTAGAAGCTCTGAAGTTGGGCTGCAAAACGGCGTATCCGCGATTGGACCATAATTGGGCATAGGAATTATAACCCCACTGATCTCTGGCCCAGGGGCCTCCATGAGGTATGACAAGCAAGGGTAGATTTTTTTGAGGAAGACCTTTTGGCAAAGTTAAATAAGCCTGTATCTCCAATCCATCGGAAGATTTATAGCGGATGGAAGTCATTGGAGCCAGGTCATCAATGGGCATCTTGGGTCTTGGCCTGTACAGGAAGGTGGTTTTTTTGGACATTCTCTCATAGAGGTATTTTGAACCCGGATCGGTATCTGAATATACGGAGATGAGCCAGGTATTCTCGTCCTTGGTGCTGTTGTCAAATCCTATTTCCATTCCCTTAAATTGTTTTTGAAGCATTTTATACTCTTCTTCAAACCTTTCATCTTTCCAGTAAATTCTTTGTTTGTCGCCTTCGTAAAAAGTAGCAACCAACTTGTTGGTAACATCAGAAAACATGGCCCTTCCGAAATCCACTTTTTTTTCTGGATCTGACTCCACCAGAGTTTCCGCTTTGGTATTGATATTGAAAAGGACCAGCCGGCTCAGATCAGATCCAACATTGGTTTCCATATAGATTTGCTGTCCGTTTTCATGGAAATTGACTGGAGAAAAATTCTCCAATACTCCGCAGGAATATATTTTGGTTAGCCCTGTGGGTTCGACCTTTAGAAGGTCAGTAGAGCCATCGGGATTGGATCTCATGGCAAGTCGAAGTTTATCCCTGCGATCGAAGATCCAGGCTACCATGCGATCGGTATTTTGTCTCAACATTTTTCGCTCTCCAGTGGATATTTTAATTTCGTACAAATCGTGCCAGGCAGGGTCGCGGTCGTTAAGTCCGACGTACATGAGGTCTGTGTTAGTTTTAGGAACGGCATAAATATAAGATCTCACATTTTTTAGATCTGTGAGATTTCTCGCTGGCGGGACCTCAGAGCCTTCGGCAGCTTTTTCGATGGGGTTAACCGCATAGACGTGGTAATTCTCATTTCCTCCCTTGTCTTGTACATAGAGGATATACTTGCTGTCGCGACTCCAAAAATAGTTGCCAATGGGCCTTTTGGTGTCCGCGGTGATCGGAACAGCTGCGTCAAAGGCCTGGTTGGCTTTCTTGACCCATATGTTGCGGGTCCCGTTAAAGGGTTTTATAAAACTCATAAACTTGCCGTTGGGAGAGAGCTGGGCACCACTGATCTCAGGATCCCCAAAGAAAATCTCTCGATCGATGAGGGGCGGCTGTCCGGATTTTTTTTGAGCATGGACGAAGCTCAGGCAAAAACAGAGGAAGAGAATTGAGCAGATTCGTTTCATAAATGGAAGCGGGTTTGATTAAATAATAGCAAAGATAATAATATTTGGCTT
This window of the Saprospiraceae bacterium genome carries:
- a CDS encoding bifunctional molybdenum cofactor biosynthesis protein MoaC/MoaB; the encoded protein is MVDITHKIYSQRIAIAQAIVRVGSEETIAAILEHRVPKGDVLTVARTAGLFAAKKTSDMIPDCHPLPIEFTKIDFEIGKMEIKILVEIKTIYKTGVEVEAMHASSVVALTMYDMLKPIDKNVSIQDIKLLEKKGGKSDLKSMAVERLSVSIVVCSDSVSAGNSEDKSGPIIQNHLRNIGMEKLSLSVVPDHIESIQDRILEAVSHKVNLVLLTGGTGLSSKDLTPEAIEPMLHKRIPGIEETLRAYGQNRMPYAMLSRSIAGLIDRTLVIAMPGSPAAVKESMDCIFPQVLHLFKVMEGERHFE
- a CDS encoding tryptophanase codes for the protein MEYTFKTLAEPFRIKMVEPIQGTTFSHREEVLCNAGYNPFLLDSKDVYIDLLTDSGTGAMSQSQWAGMIVADESYAGASSWIKLEKVVKDLTGMPYVLPTHQGRAAERILYGLLGGSDKLFLSNTHFDTTRANIEYTGATALDLIPEEALDQNLYLPFKGNMDLHKLEYQLRNQTRKKVAAVILTATNNSSGGQPVSMENAKGVRDLCNRYGAMMIIDGCRIAENSYFIHHREEGYQNTSYGEIAREMLSMADAFVMSAKKDGMVNMGGLLCMKDKELNLKCINQLIISEGFTTYGGLTGRDMEAMAIGLQEVFEEDYLHYRIRSTAYLGEKLKAKAVPVIWPIGGHAVYIDAASLFPKIPIDQYPGQVLVCELYKIAGIRCVEVGSVMFGKYDLNGKLIPAPKELVRLAIPRRVYTQSHIDYVLEAFDYILKMKDATTGYQIIYEPPFLRHFTARFEKL
- a CDS encoding OsmC family protein, with the protein product METHEYRVNLDWDKGRTGTLSSPELKSSIMVATPPQFSGGLPDIWSPEHLFTASVVSCFMTTFLAIAENSKFEFLNFQCNAMGVLSNKEGKYAMTSIFLHAQLTIKDQSLWEKAKRLLEKSEKLCLISQSIHTEVTLDIEIIFSA
- a CDS encoding prolyl oligopeptidase family serine peptidase, with protein sequence MKRICSILFLCFCLSFVHAQKKSGQPPLIDREIFFGDPEISGAQLSPNGKFMSFIKPFNGTRNIWVKKANQAFDAAVPITADTKRPIGNYFWSRDSKYILYVQDKGGNENYHVYAVNPIEKAAEGSEVPPARNLTDLKNVRSYIYAVPKTNTDLMYVGLNDRDPAWHDLYEIKISTGERKMLRQNTDRMVAWIFDRRDKLRLAMRSNPDGSTDLLKVEPTGLTKIYSCGVLENFSPVNFHENGQQIYMETNVGSDLSRLVLFNINTKAETLVESDPEKKVDFGRAMFSDVTNKLVATFYEGDKQRIYWKDERFEEEYKMLQKQFKGMEIGFDNSTKDENTWLISVYSDTDPGSKYLYERMSKKTTFLYRPRPKMPIDDLAPMTSIRYKSSDGLEIQAYLTLPKGLPQKNLPLLVIPHGGPWARDQWGYNSYAQLWSNRGYAVLQPNFRASTGFGKKFIDAGNKQWGDKMQDDITWGVQHLVKKGMVDAKRVGILGGSYGGYATLAGLTFTPDVYACGVSIVGPSSLLTLLESIPPYWEAGRKIFHERMGDPTNEMGAAQLKRQSPLYSVDKIKVPLMVVQGANDPRVKKAESDQIVIAMRDKNLPVEYILAPDEGHGFARPVNHMAYIASAEKFLAKHLGGRAQEDMTDEVAKRLKEITVDIATVQLIQQEDLSQVQKATPARELKEGTFSYDVKLEAMGKTMEFREVVDITDDSISWRLSSAMETPMGKVYDEGVFSKSKLSAIKRELSQGSMEMKINYSPTGVEGQMTMNGTNTPIKIATMDECFADGPAQFVLIASLPLAPDYKSMIINTDLQKMKEKLMVVEVIGSEIVKGKDCHLVQIKPANGDGGEIKYWISKSANPMTIKYRMVNPDMGGAIITGILQD